The Candidatus Kapaibacterium sp. genome has a segment encoding these proteins:
- the ruvA gene encoding Holliday junction branch migration protein RuvA produces the protein MIYALEGKLFNKTSTEIVVNCNGIHYLAGISLNTFEKLPVVGSPVFVFTYHQTREDGTFLFGFSDVNELELFKLLISISGIGPKSALGILSSVTPDDFHDILLSKDLNRLTKFPGIGKKTAERILFELGDKSLAIIAKFSKSDKKIGLSSNVDDAIAALSSLGYNHAVAEKSVKAVIRDGDSQNLSTEDIIKLALKFQMR, from the coding sequence ATGATATATGCATTAGAAGGAAAATTATTCAACAAGACTTCCACCGAAATAGTTGTGAATTGCAACGGAATTCACTATTTGGCAGGAATTTCGCTCAATACATTTGAAAAATTACCCGTCGTAGGCAGTCCCGTTTTCGTCTTCACATATCACCAAACCCGAGAAGATGGTACCTTTTTGTTTGGCTTTTCGGATGTAAATGAATTGGAATTATTCAAATTGCTAATCTCTATTTCGGGCATTGGTCCCAAAAGTGCACTTGGCATTTTGTCCTCTGTTACACCTGATGATTTCCATGATATATTGTTATCCAAAGATTTGAACAGATTGACCAAGTTTCCGGGAATTGGCAAAAAAACTGCCGAACGAATACTATTCGAGCTCGGTGACAAATCATTGGCAATAATTGCCAAATTCAGCAAATCCGACAAAAAAATCGGTCTTTCGTCCAATGTAGATGATGCAATAGCAGCACTTTCGTCATTGGGTTATAATCATGCAGTTGCGGAGAAATCCGTAAAAGCTGTAATCCGAGATGGCGATAGTCAGAATCTGTCAACGGAAGATATTATCAAACTTGCCTTAAAATTTCAAATGAGATAG
- a CDS encoding HisA/HisF-related TIM barrel protein produces MLLVIPAIEMRNGICFGCIQGEAGTSDYYQELFENPLLLVKLMREENSKALHVYDYDSFHSDESTSNLKSILNLSQNFDIPIQLHTKYIDANHCKMLLDSGIYRLIINELNHENLQTVASLLKSYSPSRIVFWCELDQQNNLVDKDGRALDDYLKQIQSIGGKRIVVKYTDRLFDDSCYEFTKELYRNYHMKISLYEGVYEAEDLIMLNKDTTKGIDSVIMSESLYQNCFPCQKIWRLAESKLMN; encoded by the coding sequence ATGTTATTAGTTATACCTGCAATAGAGATGAGAAATGGAATTTGCTTCGGTTGTATCCAAGGCGAAGCAGGCACTTCTGACTATTACCAAGAGTTGTTCGAGAATCCATTGCTCTTGGTGAAGCTCATGAGAGAAGAGAATTCCAAGGCACTTCATGTATATGATTATGATTCATTTCATTCAGACGAAAGCACTTCAAATCTTAAATCCATTCTGAACCTAAGCCAAAATTTCGATATACCGATTCAACTTCATACAAAATACATTGATGCAAATCACTGTAAAATGCTGCTTGATAGTGGAATTTATCGCCTTATTATAAATGAATTGAATCATGAAAACCTGCAAACTGTCGCGAGTTTATTGAAATCCTATTCGCCATCAAGAATCGTTTTCTGGTGCGAACTTGACCAACAGAACAATTTAGTGGACAAAGATGGTAGAGCATTAGATGATTATCTGAAGCAAATTCAGAGTATTGGGGGCAAAAGAATTGTAGTAAAATATACTGACAGGTTGTTTGACGATTCTTGTTACGAATTTACAAAAGAATTGTATCGAAATTATCATATGAAAATATCACTTTATGAGGGAGTTTATGAAGCTGAGGATTTGATAATGCTCAATAAAGATACAACAAAAGGCATTGATTCGGTGATTATGTCGGAATCTCTTTACCAAAATTGCTTCCCTTGTCAGAAAATTTGGAGATTAGCAGAATCAAAATTGATGAACTAA
- a CDS encoding 2Fe-2S iron-sulfur cluster-binding protein, producing MPHFFIDGKKIETKQGKTVIEAAYENGLQIPHFCWHPELSVSGNCRMCLVEIGMPKRLPDGTPENDENGNPMVNYFPKLQIACATPVTDGMYVNTNNAKVVEAQEAVMEFLLINHPLDCPICDEAGECKLQDYAFRYSDGESRFDEMKNHKDKRQKWGPNVMFDAERCISCSRCIRYSQEIAKQDVLTFVQRGDHVTIKLFDGTQLDNPYSMNVIEICPVGALTSPDFRF from the coding sequence ATGCCTCATTTTTTTATAGATGGGAAAAAAATTGAAACCAAACAGGGCAAGACAGTAATCGAAGCCGCCTACGAGAATGGTTTGCAAATTCCCCATTTTTGTTGGCATCCTGAGTTGTCTGTATCCGGTAACTGTAGAATGTGCTTGGTTGAAATTGGAATGCCTAAGAGATTGCCTGACGGTACTCCGGAAAATGATGAAAATGGCAATCCTATGGTCAATTACTTCCCCAAGCTTCAAATTGCTTGTGCTACACCCGTTACAGATGGGATGTATGTCAATACCAACAATGCAAAAGTAGTCGAAGCTCAAGAAGCAGTAATGGAATTTTTGTTGATTAACCATCCTCTTGATTGTCCGATTTGTGACGAAGCAGGCGAATGCAAACTTCAAGATTACGCTTTCAGGTATTCTGATGGAGAAAGCCGTTTCGACGAAATGAAAAATCACAAGGATAAACGCCAGAAATGGGGTCCCAATGTGATGTTCGATGCCGAACGCTGCATTTCATGTTCCAGATGTATTCGATATTCCCAAGAAATTGCCAAGCAAGATGTGTTGACATTTGTCCAAAGAGGCGACCATGTCACGATTAAGTTATTCGATGGAACTCAACTTGATAACCCATATTCAATGAACGTTATCGAGATTTGTCCCGTTGGTGCATTGACAAGCCCTGACTTCAGATTCTAA
- a CDS encoding molybdopterin-dependent oxidoreductase, protein MTDDARLNTYEFVNKNRIVQPLIKQGTEHFPASWQEACQAVANGISSFKPNEIMFLASAKATNEDNYAFMKLARQVVKSPNIDFLEHTDQSFNDEFFLAVADRTPNSTGAIAVGIKSDESNIKAKELSENIKKGYIRALVILEEDFKHHEHIIESLDNLEFLVVLHYNHNKISAKAHVVLPASTYAEIEGTYTNKDRRVQHLSPALVTKENLRFMGMKMSRLDKFGAYNDQWTQHELRDCKQSWRIIATIANMLGTDWKFKNSEDIFDEICEKIPLFAKMSYDKLLEYQGLVLGKGDNPDPKLINYESHVFKPQ, encoded by the coding sequence TTGACTGATGACGCACGATTGAACACTTATGAATTTGTAAACAAAAATCGTATCGTTCAGCCCTTAATCAAGCAAGGCACAGAGCATTTTCCTGCAAGTTGGCAAGAAGCTTGTCAAGCCGTTGCTAACGGTATATCGAGCTTCAAACCGAATGAAATAATGTTTCTTGCCTCAGCCAAAGCTACTAACGAAGACAATTATGCCTTTATGAAACTTGCCCGTCAGGTGGTCAAATCTCCAAATATTGATTTTCTCGAACACACTGACCAATCCTTCAACGATGAATTTTTCTTAGCTGTTGCAGATAGAACTCCTAATTCAACCGGTGCAATTGCCGTCGGTATCAAGAGTGATGAAAGCAACATAAAAGCGAAGGAACTTTCCGAAAACATCAAAAAAGGGTATATTAGGGCATTAGTTATACTTGAAGAAGACTTCAAACATCACGAGCATATTATTGAATCTCTCGATAATTTGGAATTTCTCGTAGTGCTGCATTATAATCACAATAAAATTTCCGCAAAAGCTCATGTAGTGCTTCCGGCTTCTACATATGCAGAAATCGAAGGTACATATACCAACAAGGATAGACGTGTCCAACATCTCAGTCCCGCATTGGTAACCAAAGAAAATCTGCGATTTATGGGCATGAAAATGAGCCGTCTCGATAAATTCGGTGCTTATAATGACCAATGGACTCAGCACGAATTGCGAGATTGCAAGCAAAGTTGGAGAATAATTGCGACAATTGCAAATATGCTTGGTACTGACTGGAAATTTAAGAATTCTGAAGATATATTTGATGAAATTTGTGAAAAAATTCCATTATTTGCAAAGATGTCTTACGATAAGTTATTAGAATATCAGGGTTTAGTTTTGGGCAAGGGGGATAATCCCGACCCGAAATTAATTAATTACGAATCTCATGTTTTTAAACCACAATAA
- the nuoH gene encoding NADH-quinone oxidoreductase subunit NuoH, which translates to MNDLLWITIEALVKGLAIVMAIQLMAALNVYLERKVSAFIQGRIGPNRVGPWGTLQPFADVAKLFLKEDLVPAAADRFFHSLAPVIALGVALATWAVIPFSSYIQLEDRIIYLGIAPDLNIGILYVLAMTSLGVYGITLAGWSSNNKYSLLGGLRSSAQMISYELSMGLSLIGTVLIVGSFSINDFVEFQQGWGGMRWLIFLQPVGFIIFLIAAFAETNRAPFDLPEAEPELVGGFNTEYSGMKFGMFFLAEYANMTTSSVLIVLLYLGGWSIPFAYEALGLQEGSILMAVAHFLVFFAKVLFVLFFFIWVRWSIPRFRYDQLMNLGWKVLLPLAIVNVVVTALGVLFFM; encoded by the coding sequence ATGAATGATTTATTATGGATAACAATCGAAGCACTCGTCAAAGGGCTTGCCATAGTGATGGCAATACAACTTATGGCGGCTTTAAATGTGTATCTCGAGCGTAAGGTTTCGGCTTTCATACAGGGAAGAATCGGACCAAATAGGGTAGGACCCTGGGGCACATTGCAACCATTCGCAGATGTAGCAAAATTATTTTTGAAAGAAGATTTGGTGCCTGCAGCAGCGGATAGGTTTTTCCACTCATTAGCTCCGGTGATTGCTTTGGGAGTTGCTTTGGCGACTTGGGCAGTAATACCTTTTTCGAGCTACATCCAATTAGAAGACCGAATAATTTATCTCGGAATCGCTCCGGATTTGAATATCGGGATACTTTATGTATTGGCGATGACTTCTTTAGGTGTTTACGGGATAACCCTCGCCGGGTGGTCATCTAACAATAAGTATTCTTTATTGGGTGGACTTCGTTCATCAGCCCAGATGATTTCCTACGAACTTTCGATGGGTCTTTCGTTAATCGGGACTGTATTGATTGTCGGCTCATTCTCCATAAACGATTTTGTTGAATTTCAACAAGGTTGGGGAGGAATGAGATGGCTGATTTTCTTACAACCGGTCGGTTTTATAATATTTTTAATTGCTGCATTTGCTGAAACAAACAGAGCTCCTTTTGACTTGCCTGAAGCAGAACCCGAACTTGTTGGCGGATTCAACACCGAATATTCGGGTATGAAATTCGGAATGTTCTTTTTGGCAGAATATGCTAATATGACTACATCCTCAGTGTTAATTGTGTTATTATACTTGGGTGGTTGGTCAATTCCATTTGCATACGAAGCATTAGGATTGCAAGAAGGCTCGATTCTTATGGCAGTAGCGCATTTCTTAGTCTTCTTTGCAAAAGTATTGTTCGTGCTATTTTTCTTCATTTGGGTTCGTTGGTCAATACCGCGTTTCCGTTATGACCAATTGATGAATTTGGGTTGGAAGGTTCTATTGCCATTGGCAATTGTAAATGTGGTAGTCACTGCTTTAGGTGTATTGTTTTTTATGTAA
- a CDS encoding NADH-quinone oxidoreductase subunit I, with amino-acid sequence MNNTKNTEVERRSFWEKLYIPEIAKGLGLTLAEMFKPKFTRQYPEERWEPLGSYRGRPVLVDDVDGERCVACGLCSRVCPALAIEVQADETDREKERFPVKFEINMLRCIYCGFCEEVCPEEAIVMSKDYELVFQRQEDALMNKEQLLVPVAQLQDRLEFLRQYR; translated from the coding sequence ATGAATAACACTAAAAATACAGAAGTCGAAAGAAGAAGTTTTTGGGAAAAATTATATATCCCCGAAATTGCCAAAGGTTTGGGATTGACATTAGCAGAAATGTTCAAACCAAAATTTACTCGTCAGTATCCTGAAGAACGTTGGGAGCCATTGGGCTCGTATCGTGGCAGACCAGTACTCGTTGACGATGTTGATGGCGAACGTTGCGTAGCTTGTGGGCTATGCTCACGCGTATGCCCGGCATTAGCTATAGAAGTTCAAGCCGATGAGACTGACCGCGAAAAGGAAAGATTCCCGGTGAAATTTGAAATAAATATGTTGCGATGTATTTACTGCGGATTTTGCGAGGAAGTTTGTCCCGAAGAAGCAATTGTTATGAGCAAAGATTACGAGCTCGTGTTCCAAAGACAAGAAGATGCGCTTATGAACAAAGAACAATTGCTCGTTCCGGTTGCTCAACTGCAAGATAGATTAGAGTTTTTACGCCAATATAGATAG
- a CDS encoding M2 family metallopeptidase: MKFFMPLALITLLMMGVISCGENAEQLRNEEIAKMEQEFSTFADSLEKVIAVEYTEVCTKYWEASLNSNEENWNYFSQADMKFNEILANKSNFETLKKFKESNNITDSLLARRMEVLYLGMLSKQIDTAKLNRLSTMQAQIENKYSNYRAKVGNRELTDNQVEEVLKTSKNQKELQATWLAHKDIGPIVKEDILNLVRVRNEIAHELGYKNYHEMSLKLSEQDPAQIENLFDELDALTRDTFVKLKGEIDTFLAAQNKIKVEQLMPWHYQNRYFQEAPKIYEVDMDKYYKDQDLVKLSVDYFQSLNLPIDDLVAKSDLFEKPNKNQHAYCINIDRHAKDIRVLCNVVPNARWGETMLHEYGHALYEYHYDAALPWSLKEPAHIFTTEAIAMLFGRMASDPSWLQSMIGISEAEKDSIAETCHNILKLQQLVFSRWSQVMYRFEKELYANPEQDLNTLWWSLVEKYQMMKKPEGRDMPDWATKIHIATSPCYYHNYHLGELLASQLYNTITTKVLKDVPNANPGLVGHPEVGEYLIKNVFQPGKRYLWNDMIEKATGEKLTPKYYAIQFVD; this comes from the coding sequence ATGAAATTTTTTATGCCTTTAGCCCTGATAACATTGTTAATGATGGGAGTAATCTCATGTGGGGAAAATGCCGAACAGTTAAGAAATGAGGAAATTGCAAAGATGGAACAAGAATTTTCAACATTCGCAGATTCGCTGGAAAAAGTTATTGCTGTAGAATATACCGAAGTTTGCACTAAGTATTGGGAAGCATCACTAAATTCCAACGAAGAAAATTGGAATTATTTTTCGCAAGCGGACATGAAATTCAACGAGATTTTAGCCAATAAGAGTAACTTCGAAACTCTCAAAAAATTCAAGGAAAGTAATAATATTACTGACTCTTTATTGGCAAGGAGAATGGAAGTTTTGTACTTAGGAATGCTATCAAAACAAATTGATACTGCCAAATTGAACAGATTATCTACGATGCAAGCCCAAATCGAAAACAAATACTCCAACTATAGAGCGAAAGTCGGAAATAGAGAATTGACCGATAACCAAGTCGAAGAGGTATTGAAAACATCTAAAAATCAAAAAGAACTCCAAGCAACTTGGTTAGCTCATAAAGACATAGGTCCAATTGTAAAAGAGGACATTTTGAACCTTGTACGTGTAAGAAATGAAATTGCTCACGAATTAGGCTACAAAAACTATCACGAAATGAGCCTTAAACTTAGCGAACAAGACCCTGCACAAATCGAAAATCTGTTTGACGAATTAGACGCTTTGACTCGCGATACTTTCGTCAAGTTAAAAGGTGAAATTGATACTTTTTTAGCTGCTCAAAACAAAATCAAAGTCGAGCAATTAATGCCTTGGCACTACCAAAATCGCTATTTCCAAGAAGCTCCGAAAATCTATGAAGTTGATATGGACAAATACTACAAAGACCAAGATTTGGTAAAATTGTCAGTAGATTATTTCCAATCGCTCAATTTGCCGATTGATGACTTAGTAGCCAAAAGTGATTTGTTCGAAAAACCAAACAAAAATCAACATGCTTATTGCATCAACATTGACCGCCACGCAAAAGACATCAGAGTTTTGTGCAATGTAGTACCAAATGCGCGTTGGGGCGAAACTATGCTTCACGAATACGGACACGCACTTTACGAATACCATTACGATGCTGCATTGCCTTGGTCGCTCAAAGAACCTGCACACATCTTCACAACCGAAGCAATTGCGATGTTGTTCGGCAGAATGGCATCGGACCCATCATGGTTGCAATCAATGATTGGCATCAGCGAAGCAGAAAAAGACAGTATCGCTGAAACTTGCCACAATATCCTGAAGCTTCAACAACTCGTTTTCAGCCGCTGGTCACAAGTAATGTACAGATTTGAAAAAGAACTTTATGCTAATCCAGAGCAAGATTTGAACACACTTTGGTGGTCATTGGTCGAAAAATATCAAATGATGAAGAAACCCGAAGGCAGAGACATGCCGGATTGGGCAACAAAAATTCATATTGCGACATCGCCATGCTACTACCATAACTATCATTTGGGCGAATTGCTCGCATCGCAATTATATAATACAATCACAACGAAAGTATTGAAAGATGTGCCAAATGCAAACCCGGGCTTAGTCGGGCATCCCGAAGTCGGCGAATATCTAATCAAAAACGTTTTCCAACCCGGCAAACGCTATTTGTGGAACGATATGATAGAAAAAGCAACCGGCGAAAAGCTCACTCCAAAATACTACGCAATCCAATTTGTAGATTAG
- a CDS encoding T9SS type A sorting domain-containing protein has protein sequence METPEVSAVQVFNTLGECVMTAPTAHPSTGSGSENLRIDISHLPRGVYYLRIGNQTQMFVKM, from the coding sequence TTGGAAACTCCCGAAGTGTCCGCTGTCCAAGTTTTCAATACTTTGGGTGAATGTGTGATGACCGCCCCGACCGCTCACCCTTCGACAGGCTCAGGGAGCGAAAATTTAAGAATTGATATTTCGCATCTGCCTCGTGGCGTGTATTATCTCCGTATTGGCAATCAGACGCAAATGTTTGTGAAGATGTGA
- a CDS encoding DUF2283 domain-containing protein — translation MQIKYFQDTDTLLINFNDNFVYETKDINENTLVELDENGNVVSMTFEHAKSVADVNAISYQQLATA, via the coding sequence ATGCAAATCAAATATTTTCAGGATACCGACACTTTATTGATTAACTTCAATGATAATTTTGTTTATGAAACTAAAGATATTAATGAAAATACACTTGTGGAGCTTGACGAGAATGGCAATGTAGTTAGTATGACTTTCGAACATGCCAAAAGCGTTGCTGATGTTAATGCTATTTCGTATCAACAATTAGCAACTGCATAA
- a CDS encoding AAA family ATPase, with the protein MKKTKLNIGTATKLDYNQLRWQCPTSIFKFKTTADINPLHEIIGQPRAVESIKLGASMRAKGYNIFVTGLSGTGRTTTVKQILESISGVCPDLFDYCYVNNFVDSDKPILLKLAPGQGKAFQTAMNESINYLRRKIPGLFEEESYHQTRKKITNEYQTQERMVIENFDAKISKHGFVRGQLEKDDGTVQAEVFPVVDGEAVPISDLDRLVAEKKLKANEAALFKKYWQAFHEEIYDLARKGMKIMQEYRAALIESDKNFAKELVSAVFADTLERFENEKLHSYIGHVKSHILENLNFFIPNPNQNFAKNDVIIKLEESDIFSIFYVNVILDNSESKCAPVVIETNPTYTNLFGTIEKVYDARGFWRSDFTKIKAGSLLSADQGFLVVNANDLFQEPNVWNKLQQVLLYDKIEIQPYDSIFQLTQSHLKPESIDVNIKVIIIGGQTLYRFLHSYEKGFKKIFKINAQFDYETDKNEGAFHNYARFAAKICTEDNLPHCDTSAVAAIVEWGVEFAGSQEVITLKFSDVADIIRESAYFVKESKKKSISREDVEKAIESRKRRNDMTDEKIRKHIVKDTIMIDTSGTRVGVINGLTVYNSGIYSFGKPARISANVSVGNAGIINIERESDMSGRLHNKGILIISGFLREKFATKRTLSLSASIAFEQNYSGIDGDSASAAEIYAVLSATSNMPINQSIAITGSVNQKGEIQPIGGVNEKIIGFYEVCRERGFTKEQACIIPSRNVKELMLTNEVIEDVRKGNFHIYSIETIDDAIQLLFGLEAGVADKDGNYPKQSLYGLVDARIEEFAQILKPVKKETEKAKGTRK; encoded by the coding sequence ATGAAAAAAACGAAACTCAACATCGGCACCGCTACAAAATTAGATTATAATCAGCTGAGATGGCAATGTCCTACAAGCATTTTCAAATTCAAGACCACAGCCGACATCAACCCTTTGCACGAAATTATCGGTCAACCCAGAGCCGTCGAATCTATCAAGCTCGGCGCTTCAATGAGGGCAAAAGGCTACAATATCTTTGTTACGGGGCTTTCCGGCACCGGCAGAACAACCACCGTTAAGCAAATTCTCGAATCCATTTCCGGTGTTTGCCCTGATTTGTTCGATTATTGCTACGTCAATAATTTTGTTGATTCGGACAAACCGATTTTGCTCAAATTGGCTCCCGGACAAGGCAAAGCGTTCCAAACTGCAATGAACGAAAGTATCAATTATCTGAGAAGAAAGATTCCGGGCTTGTTCGAGGAAGAATCTTATCATCAAACGAGAAAAAAAATAACGAATGAATATCAAACTCAAGAACGAATGGTAATCGAAAATTTTGATGCGAAAATCAGCAAGCATGGTTTCGTTCGCGGGCAACTCGAAAAAGATGACGGCACTGTCCAAGCCGAGGTTTTCCCGGTTGTTGATGGCGAAGCTGTTCCCATCAGTGATTTGGACAGACTTGTGGCTGAAAAGAAATTGAAAGCAAACGAAGCGGCGCTTTTTAAAAAGTATTGGCAAGCCTTTCATGAAGAAATTTACGACCTTGCACGTAAGGGAATGAAAATCATGCAAGAATATAGGGCTGCTCTAATCGAAAGCGATAAGAATTTCGCAAAGGAGCTCGTTAGTGCGGTTTTTGCGGATACGCTCGAACGATTCGAGAACGAAAAACTTCATTCATACATCGGGCATGTCAAAAGTCATATTCTTGAAAATTTGAACTTTTTTATACCAAATCCCAATCAAAATTTCGCCAAAAACGACGTTATCATTAAATTGGAAGAATCAGACATATTTTCGATTTTTTATGTAAACGTAATTTTGGATAATTCCGAAAGTAAATGTGCCCCTGTCGTAATCGAAACTAATCCAACATATACAAATCTTTTTGGCACAATCGAAAAAGTTTATGACGCTCGTGGATTTTGGCGTTCCGATTTCACTAAAATAAAAGCCGGCTCATTGTTGAGTGCAGACCAAGGTTTCCTTGTCGTCAATGCCAACGATTTGTTTCAGGAGCCGAATGTATGGAACAAATTGCAACAAGTCCTGTTGTACGATAAAATTGAAATTCAACCATATGATTCGATTTTCCAATTGACTCAATCGCACCTGAAGCCTGAGTCAATTGATGTGAATATCAAAGTTATCATCATTGGCGGGCAAACCCTATACAGATTTTTACATTCTTACGAAAAAGGCTTTAAGAAAATATTTAAGATAAATGCACAATTTGATTATGAAACGGACAAAAATGAGGGTGCATTCCATAATTATGCAAGATTTGCAGCGAAAATATGCACTGAGGATAATCTTCCTCATTGCGACACAAGTGCCGTGGCAGCGATTGTGGAATGGGGTGTTGAATTTGCCGGTTCGCAAGAAGTAATCACACTCAAATTTTCTGACGTTGCCGATATTATTCGAGAATCAGCTTATTTTGTCAAGGAATCGAAAAAGAAAAGCATAAGTAGAGAGGACGTGGAAAAAGCTATTGAATCTCGCAAACGACGCAATGATATGACTGATGAAAAAATCAGAAAGCATATTGTAAAAGATACGATTATGATTGATACATCAGGCACCCGTGTTGGCGTAATCAATGGTCTGACGGTCTATAACAGTGGAATATATTCATTCGGTAAGCCCGCTCGAATCAGCGCTAACGTTAGCGTAGGCAATGCCGGAATCATCAATATCGAACGCGAATCCGATATGAGCGGTAGATTGCACAACAAAGGCATTTTAATCATTTCGGGATTTTTGCGTGAGAAATTTGCTACCAAAAGGACATTATCGTTGAGTGCCTCGATTGCATTCGAGCAGAATTATTCAGGAATTGACGGTGACAGCGCCTCAGCTGCAGAAATCTATGCAGTATTGTCAGCCACTTCAAATATGCCGATTAATCAAAGCATAGCTATAACAGGCTCTGTAAACCAAAAAGGTGAGATTCAGCCAATTGGCGGAGTAAACGAAAAAATCATTGGATTTTACGAAGTTTGCCGTGAGCGTGGTTTTACTAAGGAACAAGCTTGTATTATACCGTCTCGGAACGTTAAGGAACTTATGTTGACTAATGAAGTCATCGAAGATGTCCGCAAAGGAAATTTCCATATTTATTCAATTGAGACTATTGACGATGCAATTCAATTGCTATTCGGATTGGAAGCAGGCGTAGCCGATAAAGACGGCAATTATCCAAAACAATCTCTTTACGGATTAGTTGATGCACGAATCGAAGAATTTGCTCAAATACTCAAACCGGTTAAAAAAGAAACTGAAAAAGCAAAAGGAACCCGGAAATGA
- the rpe gene encoding ribulose-phosphate 3-epimerase translates to MKEIKLAPSLLSADFANLERDIRKCEQGGAEILHIDVMDGHFVPNITIGVPVVAAIRKVSDLLLDAHLMISEPDRYINDFAEAGADMISVHYEVCNHLHRTLSSIKNLGKQAGIVLNPLTPIELIYDSVEYCDFVLLMSVNPGFGGQSFINSFHNKCYKLKSFLVDNNLEHIDIQVDGGIKIDNVREVVASGANVIVSGSGIFSGDVVENLKLMRKKATSVL, encoded by the coding sequence ATGAAAGAAATCAAATTAGCACCTTCATTATTATCTGCTGATTTTGCAAACCTTGAAAGAGACATCCGAAAATGCGAACAGGGTGGGGCAGAGATACTTCATATAGATGTTATGGATGGGCATTTTGTACCGAATATTACGATTGGAGTGCCTGTTGTAGCTGCAATTCGCAAAGTATCAGATTTGTTGCTCGATGCACACCTGATGATAAGTGAACCCGACCGCTATATTAACGATTTCGCAGAAGCCGGAGCCGATATGATTTCGGTGCATTACGAAGTTTGTAATCATTTGCATAGAACATTGTCGAGCATTAAAAATCTTGGCAAACAAGCCGGAATCGTACTCAATCCTCTGACACCAATCGAATTGATTTACGATTCAGTCGAGTATTGCGATTTTGTGCTGTTGATGTCAGTCAATCCGGGTTTTGGGGGGCAAAGTTTTATTAATTCATTCCACAACAAATGCTACAAATTAAAGAGCTTTTTAGTTGATAATAATCTTGAACATATTGATATTCAAGTTGATGGTGGAATTAAGATAGATAATGTGCGAGAAGTAGTTGCATCAGGAGCAAATGTTATTGTGAGCGGTTCGGGAATTTTTAGTGGCGATGTGGTCGAAAATTTGAAGCTAATGCGTAAAAAAGCAACGAGCGTGCTTTAG